From the genome of Procambarus clarkii isolate CNS0578487 chromosome 78, FALCON_Pclarkii_2.0, whole genome shotgun sequence:
GCTGCGTGCTCAAAGGTTGGTCTCACGTATGTTGCATACATCAATCTAAAGACGGCCTGTATCTTGGTTCCCGAAGGCAATCATGATTTTAATATACTACAGACGTTATTCCACTGATGTGAAGCTCTGATGAAGGATACTGTGTTCCTTTGATCTTCTTGTCCTTATCGAACCCTCTTAACTTTTCAGTTTTCAGAGTTGAATTCTGGAAGCCATTTCTGAAATCAAGTTTAGATCCTCTGTTTTAACTCTGCTAATTATTTCCACTGACTGGAAGTTATTGTAAATTTGAGACATGTTTAGGACCAAAACCGGTTCTTTGTTGTCCTTCGCTTCTGACCAGTCAACACTTCGACATCTCTCCTCTCACTATGACCCTCTGGATCCTGTCCGAGAGGTACTCCATCTCTTGTCTCGAATTTGCATAAAAGTCTCTTGTGTGGAATGATTACTGCTTTCTGGCAGTTCAGGAAAATGCGTTCTACCCACATATCACAGCCACAAACACCTGTTCActattctttcttataattcctttgacACTGTTTacccgaacaaatccacaagggcagtgacgaggattcgaacctgcgtctgggcgcatcccagacactgccttaagtcTCTTATAAATAATAAATCCATGTCTCTTATAAATAATATTCTCGTCAAATTCCATGCTCCTTTTAACCGGCAATGCCGCATCTTTCTTTCAGTTCATCAACCTTGTTTTTCATACAATCAGCTTTGAACCTTTAGACTCTCTGCATTTACTTTAGTTTATCACCCTCTCTCAAGGTGCCCCGATCTTAGAGGATCATGCTGGGATCAGAGAGTGGGATGGAACAGGGGATGGGTTTTCTCAGACACTGGATAAAGGTTGGATTGGAGAGGATATTGGAAAGAGAGCAGTAGATAGGGAAGATTCGTTAGGTAAGGAGTTAGGaaaggtggggaaggggggggggaagaaaacgtCTCGTTCAACTCATTCTTTCAACTAATACGTTTCATCTCTACATTATGGTCCCAAACGTCCAATTTACAAAGTACTATGAAAAAATAGTGCCTAACAAAattccacgttttctatgcattgggTAAGTAAGGTTAAGTGAGTTGCTTATTTacctacgtttctggttaggttaacCCATTGCATTTTGAACGTAGTGGGAAATCAAGACAACGGGCTGGTCACAGATTTACATACCCACTACCAAGGGGGTTTATCGCGTCACGTGTCTATAACACAACGTAAGATAATCTTAGGAATATAGAAGTTATGATTCTGCTCTCTATCTGACCCTCTTCTTCAGTGTATTAGCAGAATAGTGGATACTGATCAAACTGTTGCAGTGTTGCAACCTTAATTAGAACCAAATTAAATTTCcagaattaaatatatatatatatatatatatatatatatatatatatatatatatatatatatatatatatatatatatatatatatatatatcaatatcacTTATAACTACCTATTAACTATAACTAATACTTTCAACATAACACTAGACACAGGAGAGCTGCCTGGAAACAGGGAAATATTCGTCCAGTATTCAAGAAAAGGAACAGACGTGAATCACTAAAGTATAGACCAGTGTCCCTTGCATCTATCCCATGCAAAATACTGCAATACATTGCTCGTCTCACACAAGTAGCAGCTccacatgcaggggacttcctattaACAACCCCTAATACTGGCAACTGGCACaattctcacaccacacgccctccgaattgctgtggcgcgAAAAAGGATTATAGGAAACTTGAAGATTAAATTTTGTAATAGAATAGAATGAAAAAATCCTGCTTATCAAATTAGTCTGACAGAGTCATCAAAATAAGATAATTACAAATGAGTATAATTTCTCTTTTGTgtcaatcagaaatattttaataCATTTCTTTACAAGGGACTAATGCTCAAGATGTAGAGACAGACGAGGAGAAAAAGAAACCCCTCTGAACAAGGAAAAGGAATGCCATACAGACAAGAAACAAAGGGTCATAGTTAAAGAGGATATATTAGGTTGGAGATAATTGACAGTGAGATTCTCCAGGGCTCTAATGCCCCTTTGAAATGTACATAAATGACCAAACAGAGGGAGTGAGCtcatatgtcaatgtttgcagatgatgaaaAGTTAATGAGAGTAAGAACTTTGGTGGAATGCAGAATTTAGCAAGAAGTCTTTTAACAAATTTGAGAAATGAACAGTTGTAATTATACATAATAATCAAATTGTTTCAGCAattatatataacacagtaaatcCCACGCTGTCTTGAGAAAGCACTTTGTCATATATATGACAAAGTGTTTTCCCCATGACAAGGTTCTTAAAAGACTCTTTACAACCGCAGGAGAGCCTAAGTTTAAAGGTTGGTGAACATTAAATATCCCTGCTTGACGACCTGTTCCCTTTGACCCCATTAGGTCCCATTTGTGTACAAGCGTCAGCataaacaacccagcgggttttcttcctattggggagtgttataCATGCTGCTACAGTGACATGTTCCCTCATAGAATAAGTGATGCTGCCCAACAAACGCGATTTTCGAACAAAAAAAAACTGTGTAACAGGGGGCactgatggagagagagagagagagagagagagagagagagagagagagagagagagagagagagagagagagagagagagagagagagagagagagagagagagagaggtttcgACCCAGGAGAAGGGGTAGAAATAGTAGGATAGGTAAaagggaggtggaggagggggaagaatgaGAGGGCATGACTCATGATCTAAGTGCTGGGTGGAGGTCAAAGGTCGCAATGGGTCACTGCATTGTGAAAggaatatgtgtgtttgtgtgtgtgtgtgtgtgtgcgcgtgtgcgtgtgtgtatgtgtgtgtgtgtgtttgtgtgtgtgtgtattctaatTACTAACTAGTAATTCATTTAGCATCAGCGTGTTCATGCTATCGAATGATATCCAACTCTCAGCTGAAATGACGTCGTCAAGGATTGCGCGAGAAGGCAGCGACGTGCATGCGTAAACAACGACCTTATATACGCAGTGGCGTACGTCCCCTCGTTAGCATAGCATATGCATGCGTCGTGTGGCCCAGTGGTCGACGTTCCAGACTCGCAATCGTCGGGATCCCGTAATTAATTCCTCTATGCCGGACAGAAATGGGCGCGTTTCCATAGATTAGAAACCCAGGAGTtgggcagctgttgtgggttgcatcttgtgGAGGGTCAGTTGTTTGACCAATGGGGGAGGATGGAGAATGAGCGTGGCAGGGGAAAGGGAGGAGCGtggcaggggggaagggggaaatggAGCATAAACAAGTTGGGTGGCGCTGGGCACCTCAGTCGCCCTTTAGACGCGTGAGGGGTTACACGCGccgtccctcgctctctctcctcgcccccaaacacacgcacacgcacacgcacccaAGTGGCGGCAGGTGGCAACACTAAGTCTCTTCACCTCTCATGTTGAGTGGCACAGTGGGCATGATTCAGGCACTGTATCAGTGCCTGTCATGCATGTATGACAGTCAAACTCATCATCAGCTTGTGAGATAAAGATCACCTGTTGCATGACCAAATGGGTGACTCACGTGTGTCTGTGCAACATAGGTAACGTGTAACAAACAAACAAGTACATTTTGTCCATTGAACATGTGAACATTACTGGTTAGCCGGCAGTGTGTTCAGTGCGAATCATGACGATAAACAGTTCGTCGTCGTCGTGGGGCGTCGGAGCCCCCGCGTCGATACCCGCTAGCTATAGCCTCAACGACACGTTGCTCGTCGGAGGCTTCCACCTGGACGACAACGTCACGCTGGACGACGACAACGCCAGCTTGCCCTGGGACAACGCGACGACCCGTAACCCCAACATCCTCTCCTACCCCACGGCCCAAGCGATATTCTACATAGAATACCTCACCATCTTCCTGCTCGGGGTGTTCGGTAATTGCCTCGTCTGTTACGTCGTTTTCCGCAACAAGCACATGCAGAATGTCACCAACTACTTCATCACCAATTTGGCCCTGGCGGACATATTGTTGTGCGTGTTGGCAGTGCCCTTCACTCCTCTCTACACCTTCATGGGTCAGTGGATGTTCGGCCGACTCCTGTGTCACCTGGTGACTATGGCACAAGGCACCAGTGTCTACGTCTCGACCCTCACGCTCATGTCTATCGCCATCGACAGGTTCTTCGTGATAATCTACCCGTTTCGACCGCGTCTTCGACTGTCGATATGCTATCTCATAATCATTAGCATCTGGCTCTTCTCCATTTCGGCCACGCTGCCGTATGCGCTCTACGTCAGACAAGTGGAGTATCAGGACAGGTATTACTGCGAGGAGCTGTGGCCTTCAGAGTCCATCCGGCAGGTGTTTAGTGGATTCACCGCCATCATGCAGTTCGTCGTTCCCTTCATCATCATCCTCTACTGCTACGTGAAGATCTCCGTGCGCATGAACGAGCGCGTCAGGGCCAAGCCGGGGACCAAGAGCTCCAGAAAGGAAGAAGCGGATCGGGATCGAAAGCGCCGGACGAACCGGATGCTCATAGCGATGGTCACGATCTTCGGCACTTCGTGGCTACCAGTGAACGTGGTGCATCTGGTGGGCGACTACTACGCGCCGGCCAGCGAGTGGGGCTATTACAACCTGTGCTTCTTCATCACACACGTAGTGGCCATGTCTTCGACGTGTTATAACCCATTTCTTTACGCTTGGCTCAACGAAAATTTCCGAAAGGAGTTCCAGCTTGTGTTGCCTTGCTTCCAGCAGGCGCCTTCGAAGGACCGCGTGGGCCAGTGGCGCTCAGAGAGGACCTGCAATGGCAACGATACCCAGCAGGAGACCCTTCTGCAGCCAGGGGCCGGCGGAGGCACCGCTGGGGGCTCTATCAGATCCATGAGTCGCCAGGTCTCCACCACCCAGGAGAGTCCGGCTAAGGTGATGACACCAGCCACCGTGGAGAGTCACCCCatgactaccttcacccaggcgtCAACACACAACAACGGCGACACTCATGACCAGGCCGTACAGCCCCTGGTCAACGGAGAGGCCTCAGAGTATGTGTAAACACAGGTATGTCAAGGACAAAATTCATTTAATACCTAAATTTAAAATCTGTTTGATGTCTGGTGACGAGAAATCCGT
Proteins encoded in this window:
- the LOC123751258 gene encoding prolactin-releasing peptide receptor-like is translated as MTINSSSSSWGVGAPASIPASYSLNDTLLVGGFHLDDNVTLDDDNASLPWDNATTRNPNILSYPTAQAIFYIEYLTIFLLGVFGNCLVCYVVFRNKHMQNVTNYFITNLALADILLCVLAVPFTPLYTFMGQWMFGRLLCHLVTMAQGTSVYVSTLTLMSIAIDRFFVIIYPFRPRLRLSICYLIIISIWLFSISATLPYALYVRQVEYQDRYYCEELWPSESIRQVFSGFTAIMQFVVPFIIILYCYVKISVRMNERVRAKPGTKSSRKEEADRDRKRRTNRMLIAMVTIFGTSWLPVNVVHLVGDYYAPASEWGYYNLCFFITHVVAMSSTCYNPFLYAWLNENFRKEFQLVLPCFQQAPSKDRVGQWRSERTCNGNDTQQETLLQPGAGGGTAGGSIRSMSRQVSTTQESPAKVMTPATVESHPMTTFTQASTHNNGDTHDQAVQPLVNGEASEYV